A single genomic interval of uncultured Sphaerochaeta sp. harbors:
- a CDS encoding RelA/SpoT family protein — translation MYEQLIERFIQKAYKYPKADQEKILAAATFADSKHENQKRASGEPYLIHPLAVGEILIQLKMDADTICAGLLHDTLEDTNTTYEELLQTFGQSVADMVEGETKIANLKTMNKSVQEAETIRKMFFAMSKDIRVIIIKLADKLHNMRTIQHLNPQRAKEIAGDTLDIFAPLADRLGISWLKDELEDLSLKVLKPDTFNYIQDYLLSKKSEQKAYLNRVEKSIYRACGDAELSDIIVTSRAKHTYSVYMKMKKRKKEIDEIFDILGVRILCNTMTECYTILGVVHRLWPPIEGRFKDYIAMPKANNYQSLHTTVMALDGKLLEIQIRTKEMHFTAEYGVAAHWSYKADTGSDSGSWNKMDNEQFSRIISKLKIWSNEIESSESYMEDIKGELLKDTIYVFTPQGHIVELPTNSTALDFAYQIHTEVGNHTTGAKADGSIIPLNAPLKNTQVIEILTSPNARPHLQWLRYAQTSSARKKIKAWLNKYDENILIDKDIIAKRKAPDHQQKEEQPQPPQPPMDDEHIVREVFDAKRVKFRVGEEKNMMIHIAQCCNPVRGDDIVGYISRGRGIIVHKRSCPNLKNMAEIDDRAIEVEWETEFPKLTKRFSVTSKRTYDLFGEIEGALRKHKGHLIEGRLHDDEEGKLRGTFTMEVEREDDFKKIIKNLKTIPSVITIAEIK, via the coding sequence ATGTACGAACAACTAATTGAACGCTTCATTCAAAAGGCGTATAAGTATCCCAAGGCTGACCAGGAGAAAATCCTGGCCGCGGCTACCTTCGCAGACAGTAAACATGAAAACCAGAAAAGAGCCAGTGGTGAACCCTATCTCATCCACCCCCTAGCAGTAGGCGAAATTCTCATCCAATTGAAGATGGATGCAGATACTATCTGCGCAGGACTTCTCCATGACACGCTCGAAGATACCAATACCACCTACGAAGAGCTCCTACAGACCTTTGGCCAGAGTGTGGCTGATATGGTTGAGGGAGAGACCAAGATAGCCAACCTCAAGACGATGAACAAGAGCGTCCAGGAGGCTGAAACCATTCGCAAGATGTTCTTTGCCATGAGCAAGGACATCCGCGTCATTATCATCAAACTTGCAGACAAACTGCACAACATGCGTACCATCCAGCACCTGAACCCACAACGGGCGAAGGAAATTGCCGGTGATACCCTCGATATTTTTGCTCCCCTTGCCGACCGCCTGGGTATCTCGTGGTTGAAGGATGAACTGGAAGACTTGAGTCTGAAGGTACTTAAACCGGATACCTTCAACTACATCCAGGATTACCTCTTAAGCAAGAAAAGTGAACAGAAGGCATACCTGAACCGGGTGGAAAAGTCCATATACCGTGCCTGTGGGGATGCTGAGCTGAGTGATATCATTGTCACCAGCAGAGCCAAGCATACCTATTCGGTCTACATGAAAATGAAGAAGCGCAAGAAGGAGATTGATGAGATCTTCGATATCCTTGGGGTACGCATCCTCTGCAATACGATGACTGAATGCTACACCATCCTGGGGGTGGTACACCGTCTATGGCCACCTATTGAAGGACGGTTCAAGGACTACATTGCCATGCCTAAGGCGAACAACTACCAGAGTCTGCATACTACGGTCATGGCACTCGATGGCAAGTTGCTGGAAATCCAGATCAGGACCAAGGAGATGCACTTTACCGCTGAGTATGGTGTTGCCGCCCACTGGAGCTACAAAGCAGACACAGGCAGCGATAGTGGTTCCTGGAACAAGATGGACAATGAACAGTTCTCCCGTATCATCAGCAAGCTCAAGATCTGGTCGAACGAGATCGAGAGCAGTGAGTCATACATGGAGGATATCAAGGGGGAATTGCTCAAGGATACCATCTATGTATTCACTCCACAGGGACATATCGTGGAACTCCCCACCAACTCCACCGCCCTGGACTTCGCCTATCAGATCCACACCGAGGTAGGTAATCATACCACCGGAGCCAAAGCTGATGGATCCATTATCCCGCTCAATGCACCACTGAAAAACACACAGGTCATCGAGATATTGACCAGTCCCAATGCACGGCCCCACCTGCAGTGGCTCCGTTATGCCCAGACAAGCAGTGCACGAAAAAAAATCAAGGCATGGCTGAACAAGTATGATGAGAACATCCTCATAGACAAGGATATCATTGCAAAGCGGAAAGCCCCTGACCATCAGCAGAAAGAGGAACAGCCGCAACCACCTCAGCCTCCGATGGATGATGAGCATATCGTCAGGGAAGTCTTTGATGCAAAACGGGTCAAATTCCGTGTTGGTGAAGAGAAGAATATGATGATCCACATCGCTCAGTGCTGTAATCCAGTACGGGGGGATGATATTGTTGGATACATCAGTAGAGGACGGGGGATCATCGTCCATAAGCGCAGCTGTCCCAATCTCAAGAACATGGCAGAAATTGATGACCGGGCTATTGAGGTGGAATGGGAGACAGAATTCCCGAAACTTACCAAACGCTTCAGTGTAACCAGCAAGCGAACCTATGACCTTTTCGGGGAGATCGAGGGAGCACTACGCAAGCATAAGGGTCATCTTATTGAAGGCAGGCTGCACGATGATGAGGAAGGTAAACTCAGAGGAACATTCACCATGGAAGTGGAGAGAGAGGATGACTTCAAGAAAATCATCAAGAATCTGAAAACCATCCCCAGCGTCATCACCATCGCTGAAATCAAATAG
- a CDS encoding RpiB/LacA/LacB family sugar-phosphate isomerase, which produces MPSVVLANDHGAVELSKRLIGYLEKMGYTVNHLGVTSNDSVDYPDIAKEACLEYKKGEYEFGIVLCGTGIGISISANKVEGIRCALPQNCYAAAMARRHNNANFIAFGGRIDYPEDPVDMLDAFMEVSFEGERHQRRVDKMMALEGTC; this is translated from the coding sequence ATGCCTAGTGTAGTGCTTGCAAATGACCATGGTGCAGTTGAACTGTCCAAGAGATTGATTGGATATCTGGAAAAGATGGGATATACGGTAAACCATCTGGGTGTAACTTCCAACGATTCGGTAGATTACCCTGATATCGCGAAAGAAGCTTGCCTGGAGTACAAGAAAGGCGAGTATGAATTCGGGATTGTCCTCTGTGGAACCGGTATTGGAATCTCCATCAGTGCAAATAAGGTTGAAGGTATCCGTTGTGCTCTCCCCCAGAACTGCTATGCAGCAGCAATGGCGAGACGACACAACAATGCAAACTTTATTGCATTTGGAGGAAGAATCGACTACCCGGAAGATCCCGTTGATATGCTGGATGCCTTCATGGAGGTCTCCTTTGAAGGAGAACGACACCAGAGACGAGTTGACAAGATGATGGCCCTGGAAGGGACCTGCTAG
- a CDS encoding NAD-dependent epimerase/dehydratase family protein → MKNILIIGSLGQLGSEIAMECRRRYGSDHVVLTDIRDDVNKELIGGGPFYKVDARDGKTINEIVKKHKIDTIYHLAALLSARAEQNPLVAWDLNMNGLIATLEVAKENRCAVFTPSSIGAFGPTTPKQFTPQDTIQRPTSIYGVTKVAGELLCDYYHHAYDVDTRGVRYPGIISNMTPPGGGTTDYAVEIYYEAVKREHYTCFLRGDTYLDMIYMPDAVEAAIQIMEADPGRLRHRNAFNIASMSFCPEEQAAYIRTLIPGFTISYEVDPVKQAIADSWPNCLEDYAARVEWDWNPTYNLETMTLDMIETIRRRNP, encoded by the coding sequence ATGAAAAACATCCTAATCATAGGTTCATTGGGACAGCTTGGTTCAGAGATAGCCATGGAATGCCGCCGTCGCTATGGATCCGATCATGTGGTATTGACTGATATCCGCGATGATGTAAACAAAGAGCTCATCGGTGGAGGCCCCTTTTACAAGGTAGATGCACGTGATGGGAAGACCATCAATGAAATCGTCAAGAAACATAAGATTGACACCATTTATCATTTGGCGGCACTGCTCTCTGCGAGGGCTGAGCAAAATCCTCTGGTTGCGTGGGACCTCAATATGAATGGATTGATCGCAACCTTGGAGGTGGCGAAAGAGAATCGTTGTGCGGTCTTCACCCCTTCCTCGATTGGGGCGTTCGGTCCCACCACTCCCAAACAGTTCACCCCACAGGACACCATCCAACGTCCGACTTCGATCTACGGGGTAACCAAGGTTGCCGGTGAGTTGCTGTGTGACTATTACCACCATGCCTATGATGTTGATACCCGGGGGGTTCGATACCCGGGCATTATCAGTAATATGACTCCTCCTGGCGGTGGTACGACAGATTATGCAGTGGAAATCTATTATGAAGCAGTGAAGAGAGAGCATTATACCTGCTTTCTCAGGGGTGACACCTACCTTGATATGATCTACATGCCAGATGCCGTGGAAGCGGCGATCCAGATAATGGAGGCAGACCCCGGCCGTCTCAGGCATCGCAATGCATTCAATATTGCCAGTATGAGTTTTTGCCCTGAGGAACAAGCTGCCTATATACGTACCCTCATTCCAGGGTTTACCATTTCCTATGAGGTGGACCCCGTGAAGCAAGCCATTGCCGATTCCTGGCCAAACTGCCTGGAGGACTATGCAGCAAGGGTGGAATGGGATTGGAATCCTACCTACAACCTGGAGACCATGACCCTTGATATGATTGAAACCATTAGAAGGAGGAATCCATGA
- a CDS encoding XRE family transcriptional regulator, whose product MFIIVNTVHYVKLITTRSDAMETPPMIGKNIQRIRTSRKLTLNVLSERSGVSKAMLSQIESDKVNPTVATVWKIARGLNVELNDLLDSDDQPKRIFTLNPAGEDSPKLETHENGVSIRILSPLSMVEDLEMYLVTLEPHSILSSEPHYAGTQEYLTVVKGAVKVQAGDNIAEIRKGDFLVYHCDVEHSIANESNQVAVVHMVVRFTEEKR is encoded by the coding sequence ATGTTCATTATAGTAAACACTGTTCACTATGTCAAACTTATTACCACAAGGAGCGATGCAATGGAAACCCCTCCCATGATCGGCAAAAACATACAACGGATACGCACAAGCAGGAAACTTACCCTCAATGTACTCTCTGAACGTTCAGGTGTCTCTAAGGCAATGCTTAGCCAGATTGAATCAGACAAGGTAAACCCTACGGTGGCCACGGTCTGGAAAATTGCAAGGGGTTTGAATGTTGAGCTCAATGATCTTCTCGATTCAGACGATCAACCAAAAAGGATCTTTACCCTCAACCCGGCCGGTGAGGATTCCCCAAAACTCGAAACACATGAAAATGGAGTATCCATCAGGATCCTCAGCCCCTTGAGCATGGTAGAGGATCTTGAGATGTATCTCGTTACCCTCGAACCACACAGCATTCTCAGCAGTGAACCACACTATGCAGGAACACAAGAGTATCTTACTGTCGTAAAAGGTGCAGTAAAGGTCCAGGCTGGGGATAACATTGCGGAGATACGGAAGGGTGATTTCCTCGTGTACCACTGCGATGTTGAGCACTCTATTGCAAATGAGAGCAACCAGGTTGCAGTAGTGCACATGGTGGTACGCTTTACCGAGGAGAAACGCTAG
- a CDS encoding phosphatidylserine/phosphatidylglycerophosphate/cardiolipin synthase family protein, translated as MISEEVLSDSVPFEEKLSSFQIPSVQVSYPDVYYDGRAWRDRLIELVEGAEDYIITSAFLASSSEELEALYSALARKAESGVRVYFVVDGTGPFDMTETRFHLIPLKFLRESGVHLLEFNSISGARLVSGLNLLYRDHRKFLIVDGEHIALGGMNLNYISIGAEDEQLQRDSMYEFTSPELSSLILDYFVPWWNEQTWDEIDRADFTVDETSLEGKETYQGWYVNQEPKSAQISKLIGSLLSEADHSVQVLPFLPFMDEEMITAFRMAQERGVKIQMIIPFDRRVTNRKGIEYMTKDLLDMGIDLRIEEESAETQRLLHEKLLIVDERYVLIGSTNINYRSMNLAYENSLVIDSPELAQQLKLHFEELYEGTVPITEEMAEGWHTLRNWPRFITAFFGG; from the coding sequence ATGATATCTGAAGAGGTGCTCTCTGATTCGGTTCCTTTCGAGGAAAAACTCTCTTCGTTTCAGATTCCTTCCGTGCAGGTTTCCTATCCTGACGTGTACTATGATGGCAGGGCATGGAGAGACCGGCTTATTGAGTTGGTTGAAGGTGCAGAGGATTATATCATAACCAGCGCATTCCTTGCCTCCAGTTCTGAGGAGTTGGAAGCGCTCTATAGTGCGCTTGCAAGGAAAGCAGAGAGTGGAGTCCGCGTATACTTTGTGGTCGACGGGACCGGTCCTTTTGACATGACAGAGACACGCTTTCACTTGATACCGCTCAAATTCCTCCGTGAAAGCGGGGTACACCTCCTGGAGTTCAATTCCATCAGTGGTGCACGGTTGGTCAGTGGCCTGAATCTCCTCTATCGTGACCATAGGAAATTTCTCATCGTGGACGGGGAGCATATTGCACTTGGGGGGATGAACCTCAACTATATCTCCATCGGTGCTGAAGATGAGCAACTGCAACGGGATAGCATGTATGAATTCACCTCTCCTGAACTCAGCAGCCTTATTCTTGACTATTTTGTTCCCTGGTGGAATGAACAGACCTGGGATGAGATAGATAGGGCGGACTTTACCGTTGATGAAACATCGCTTGAAGGAAAGGAGACATACCAGGGTTGGTATGTGAACCAGGAACCGAAAAGCGCCCAGATCAGCAAACTCATCGGCTCACTGCTCAGTGAGGCGGACCACTCAGTGCAAGTGCTGCCGTTTCTTCCCTTCATGGATGAAGAGATGATCACGGCATTTAGAATGGCACAAGAGCGGGGTGTAAAGATACAGATGATTATACCCTTTGACCGGCGGGTTACCAATCGTAAGGGCATCGAGTACATGACAAAGGATCTTCTTGACATGGGGATTGATCTTCGTATCGAGGAAGAGAGTGCGGAAACCCAACGGTTGCTGCATGAGAAGTTGCTCATTGTGGATGAGCGCTATGTTTTGATTGGATCAACGAATATCAATTACCGTTCGATGAATCTCGCTTATGAGAATTCCCTGGTGATTGATAGCCCGGAATTGGCCCAACAGTTGAAACTTCATTTTGAAGAACTGTATGAGGGAACTGTTCCCATTACCGAAGAGATGGCCGAGGGGTGGCATACCCTCAGGAACTGGCCCCGCTTCATAACCGCATTCTTTGGAGGTTGA
- a CDS encoding MFS transporter, with product MAKRSIMVSYGMGKFIAEFLTGAFGSIVFMFYETEVGLSAGYAALATILYSLWNAINDPIIGYVTNKGAPFSKKFGRRFPWIILGLILCSVFFILIFSVPSSWDARENPLPVFLWMVLTICLYDGFYSLWEVNYQSIYPDKFRTQSERTTTAAVGTGIGVLGIASGFIIPPLFFSYGVRSSYLICALVIAGFSLLATFGVSFGVFETKDMIARFTQQKEKEESPHFFDQMKRALKNRNLLAFVLLLFFYQSGCMTMTASVNYVVKYVLAAKSSGATPIFAGMLVGTLLSILIWMQVAKRLKNNQLMLILCSFVLALFALPLSFLSSATSYVIAMALWGLGFGGFWTFMSPAMADVIDSLIVIQKRRDDGVVLGIRAFFMRFSYASQALVFFIVHKATAFDPLVITEQAIWGIRLHMGVIPALFFLVGGLLFLRMNTLGPTEVARNHQLLSTLDI from the coding sequence ATGGCAAAAAGAAGCATCATGGTCTCCTATGGAATGGGGAAATTCATTGCAGAGTTCCTTACCGGAGCATTCGGTAGCATTGTCTTCATGTTTTACGAAACAGAGGTGGGGTTATCTGCCGGCTATGCTGCGCTTGCAACCATCCTCTACTCTCTCTGGAATGCCATAAACGACCCAATCATCGGATATGTAACCAACAAAGGAGCCCCTTTTTCCAAGAAATTTGGAAGAAGATTCCCTTGGATTATCCTGGGACTTATACTTTGCAGTGTATTTTTCATTCTTATCTTCAGTGTACCCAGCTCGTGGGATGCAAGGGAGAACCCGCTCCCTGTCTTCCTTTGGATGGTGCTCACCATCTGTCTCTATGATGGGTTCTACTCCCTTTGGGAAGTAAACTACCAAAGCATCTACCCTGATAAATTCCGTACCCAAAGCGAAAGAACCACCACAGCAGCAGTCGGCACCGGTATCGGGGTCCTGGGAATTGCCTCCGGCTTCATCATTCCACCACTATTCTTCTCGTACGGAGTAAGGTCGAGTTATCTCATCTGTGCCTTGGTCATAGCAGGTTTCAGCCTGCTGGCAACCTTTGGGGTAAGTTTCGGGGTCTTTGAGACCAAGGATATGATCGCACGATTCACCCAGCAGAAAGAAAAGGAAGAATCCCCTCATTTCTTTGATCAGATGAAACGAGCACTGAAAAATCGTAATCTGCTCGCCTTTGTGCTGTTGCTCTTCTTCTACCAGAGCGGGTGTATGACCATGACTGCCAGCGTCAACTATGTAGTTAAGTATGTACTTGCAGCGAAAAGCAGCGGGGCCACCCCAATTTTCGCAGGGATGCTGGTAGGGACGCTACTCTCTATTCTGATCTGGATGCAGGTAGCCAAGCGCCTGAAAAACAATCAGTTGATGCTTATCCTCTGCTCATTTGTTTTGGCTCTCTTCGCTCTCCCCCTCTCCTTTCTTTCATCGGCCACATCATATGTTATTGCAATGGCGCTCTGGGGCTTGGGTTTTGGAGGTTTCTGGACATTCATGAGTCCAGCCATGGCCGATGTTATTGATAGCCTTATTGTGATACAAAAGCGTCGTGATGATGGGGTTGTCCTTGGTATCAGGGCATTTTTCATGCGATTTAGTTATGCAAGCCAAGCCTTGGTCTTTTTCATCGTGCACAAAGCAACGGCATTCGACCCCCTTGTGATCACAGAACAAGCGATATGGGGCATACGACTCCACATGGGGGTAATCCCTGCCCTCTTCTTCCTTGTCGGTGGATTACTTTTCCTGCGTATGAATACACTTGGACCGACTGAGGTTGCAAGAAATCACCAGTTGCTCTCAACGTTGGATATCTAG
- the prfA gene encoding peptide chain release factor 1, with product MLEKLPDYEKQLADIDEKLSNPETMQDMKLFRSLNQERSHLAPIIDELKEMQSLKEQIADAKQLLKEEKDPEMLELTEQELDELTEQLAKSEQKTKMLLIPPDPMEGKDIIMEIRAGTGGEEAALFAANLFRMYSHYADAKGWKMEILSSNETGIGGYKELVLSISGKDVYGSLRFESGVHRVQRVPETESGGRIHTSAVTVAVLPEAEETDIEIRQEELKIDVMRAGGPGGQSVNTTDSAVRLTHLPTGLVVICQDEKSQIKNKAKALRVLRSRLFDLEEDKKNKERAEARKSQVGSGDRSERIRTYNYPQNRLTDHRINLTLYKLELIMAGDLDEVVEALKIAAGEAALKEA from the coding sequence ATGCTAGAAAAACTGCCCGATTACGAAAAGCAGCTTGCAGATATAGATGAGAAACTCAGCAATCCTGAAACCATGCAGGATATGAAACTCTTCAGGAGTCTCAATCAGGAGAGATCACACCTTGCTCCCATTATCGACGAGCTCAAGGAAATGCAGAGCTTGAAAGAGCAGATTGCAGATGCAAAGCAATTGCTCAAGGAAGAGAAGGATCCTGAGATGCTCGAGCTGACCGAGCAAGAGCTTGACGAATTGACAGAACAACTGGCAAAGAGCGAACAAAAGACGAAGATGCTCCTTATCCCCCCTGACCCAATGGAAGGAAAAGACATCATCATGGAAATCCGTGCAGGAACCGGTGGCGAGGAAGCTGCACTCTTTGCAGCAAACCTTTTCCGTATGTACTCCCACTATGCTGATGCCAAGGGATGGAAGATGGAAATTCTCTCTTCCAATGAGACAGGCATTGGAGGCTACAAGGAACTGGTGCTCTCCATTAGTGGAAAGGATGTCTATGGATCGCTCCGTTTCGAGAGTGGAGTACATCGGGTACAGCGGGTCCCAGAAACCGAGAGTGGTGGAAGAATCCACACCAGTGCAGTAACCGTGGCCGTACTTCCTGAGGCAGAAGAAACCGATATCGAAATTCGTCAGGAAGAACTGAAGATTGATGTTATGCGAGCTGGTGGCCCAGGTGGACAGAGCGTCAACACCACCGACAGTGCGGTACGGCTTACCCACCTTCCTACAGGACTCGTGGTAATCTGTCAGGATGAAAAAAGCCAGATCAAGAACAAGGCAAAAGCACTTCGTGTTCTCCGATCCCGTCTTTTCGATTTGGAAGAAGACAAGAAAAATAAGGAACGAGCTGAAGCAAGAAAGAGCCAGGTTGGATCGGGGGACCGCAGTGAACGCATCCGTACCTACAATTATCCACAGAACAGGCTCACCGACCATCGAATTAATTTGACGTTGTATAAGCTCGAATTGATCATGGCTGGAGATCTTGATGAGGTGGTTGAGGCTCTGAAGATAGCCGCAGGTGAAGCTGCACTCAAGGAAGCGTAA
- the prmC gene encoding peptide chain release factor N(5)-glutamine methyltransferase has protein sequence MTIANWKQQTAGLLQAGQVGDSANLDARLLLEKATGLDQVHQIMESERILASEELEILEELRDQRLAHKPMAYILGHKEFYGRTFLVDEHTLIPRPDTETLINEVLHFSQEKCKEALLPIIDVCTGSGAIGITLSLELNLDVELSDISVGALNIARRNAVSLTGHELLLHEADLLSTISQKYGMIVSNPPYLTATWCDEVSAEVAWEPRGALDGQGQDGLSLIRRLLEQSTLHLKEGGALFIECDYRQTHEVASLFKEHHFNHITIAKDLSGHERVVWGVLACTNN, from the coding sequence ATGACCATTGCAAACTGGAAGCAACAGACTGCCGGATTGCTGCAAGCAGGGCAGGTAGGTGACAGCGCGAACCTGGATGCACGTCTTCTCCTTGAGAAGGCAACCGGCCTTGACCAGGTTCACCAGATCATGGAGAGTGAGCGAATCCTAGCATCAGAGGAGCTCGAAATCCTCGAGGAACTCAGAGACCAGAGACTGGCTCATAAACCAATGGCGTATATATTGGGACATAAGGAGTTCTACGGCAGGACTTTCCTGGTCGATGAACATACACTCATCCCCCGTCCGGACACAGAGACCCTTATCAATGAAGTACTTCACTTCTCCCAGGAAAAGTGCAAGGAAGCATTACTTCCCATCATTGATGTATGTACCGGCAGTGGTGCAATCGGTATCACCCTCTCCCTTGAATTGAATCTGGATGTGGAGCTGTCTGATATCTCTGTGGGCGCCTTGAATATTGCCAGAAGAAATGCCGTTTCACTGACTGGACATGAGCTTTTGCTTCATGAAGCGGATCTTCTCTCCACGATTTCACAAAAATATGGTATGATCGTGAGCAATCCTCCCTACCTCACCGCCACTTGGTGTGATGAGGTCTCAGCGGAGGTAGCATGGGAACCAAGGGGTGCACTTGATGGGCAAGGCCAGGATGGACTCTCCTTGATCAGAAGGTTGCTGGAACAGAGCACCCTGCATCTCAAGGAAGGAGGAGCTCTGTTTATCGAATGTGATTACAGGCAGACACATGAAGTTGCCAGCCTATTCAAGGAGCACCACTTCAATCATATTACCATTGCCAAGGACCTATCTGGTCATGAACGCGTAGTGTGGGGGGTACTTGCATGTACGAACAACTAA
- a CDS encoding putative manganese-dependent inorganic diphosphatase has protein sequence MAEIFVCGHRNPDMDSICAAYSYAFLKNKVDPNNTYNAVRCGNLNDTTKAQFDRLGVTPPPFIKDVRTKVLSVTRNTNAVVQVGDPVYNLVSIYGSSNKSSVVPVMDGEQYRGLLSVDEVSSFVLKENSGERPIYHFVVDNFPKVLKGSFLKRGERATFDAPIMVGAMRYIIFCKHMEALEGSPPILVVGDREDHIRKAIELQIPAIVLTGIEDQVTSSVDWDSYQGSVYLSALDTAETLRLLRLSVPVKELMVQDPIKLEDDCLFDVARDILADSDYRGLPVFGGGKYKGFVTRRCFLDRPKTKVIMVDHNETEQGVSGIDEAEVLEIIDHHRLGAAKTRNPIFIYCEPLGSTCTIIYKLYLRHNIEITQQMARVLLSGIVSDTIMLKSPTTTFEDYTAVQDLLILGDVEDMRKFGETMFSSGASLAKEDPRKMLEADFKVYRELGVAFGIGQCEVTTLSDVDEYKDTYLSELELLKMAQGLDWAMFLITDVVRENSVLLMTSLPITERKLAYEKTGEGKFFLPGVLSRKKQLLPEILRVLEE, from the coding sequence GTGGCCGAAATATTTGTGTGTGGACATCGTAATCCGGATATGGACAGCATCTGTGCTGCCTATAGCTATGCATTTCTGAAGAACAAAGTCGACCCAAACAACACGTACAACGCAGTGCGATGTGGGAATCTTAATGATACAACAAAAGCACAGTTTGACCGATTGGGGGTAACCCCTCCTCCTTTCATAAAGGATGTGAGAACCAAGGTGCTGAGTGTTACCCGAAATACCAACGCTGTTGTACAGGTGGGAGACCCCGTATACAATCTGGTTTCCATCTACGGGTCCTCCAACAAATCATCAGTTGTACCGGTTATGGATGGTGAGCAATATCGTGGTCTGTTAAGTGTCGATGAGGTCAGCAGCTTTGTCCTGAAAGAGAACAGCGGGGAACGCCCCATCTATCACTTTGTTGTGGATAATTTCCCCAAGGTGCTCAAGGGTTCCTTCCTGAAGCGTGGAGAGAGAGCAACCTTCGATGCTCCGATCATGGTTGGGGCAATGCGCTACATAATCTTCTGCAAGCATATGGAAGCTTTGGAAGGAAGCCCTCCTATCCTGGTGGTAGGGGATAGGGAAGATCATATAAGAAAAGCCATCGAACTCCAGATTCCGGCCATTGTCCTGACAGGCATTGAGGATCAGGTAACCAGCAGTGTCGATTGGGATTCCTATCAGGGTTCCGTATATCTCAGCGCGCTTGATACCGCAGAGACACTTCGTCTTCTCCGTCTCAGTGTTCCGGTCAAGGAGCTTATGGTACAGGATCCCATCAAACTTGAGGATGATTGTCTCTTCGATGTGGCAAGGGACATCCTTGCCGATAGTGATTACCGTGGGCTTCCCGTCTTTGGAGGTGGCAAATATAAAGGTTTTGTGACCCGCCGTTGTTTCCTTGACAGGCCCAAGACAAAAGTGATCATGGTCGACCACAATGAAACCGAGCAAGGGGTAAGCGGTATTGATGAGGCTGAGGTGTTGGAGATCATTGATCACCATCGTCTGGGCGCTGCAAAGACCCGAAACCCGATTTTTATCTACTGTGAACCTCTGGGTTCCACCTGCACAATCATCTATAAATTGTATCTCCGTCATAATATTGAGATTACCCAGCAGATGGCTCGTGTTCTGCTCTCTGGAATTGTCAGTGACACAATAATGCTCAAGAGCCCCACAACTACGTTCGAGGATTATACTGCAGTACAGGATCTCCTGATTCTTGGAGATGTGGAGGACATGCGAAAGTTTGGGGAGACGATGTTCAGTAGTGGTGCTTCCTTGGCAAAAGAGGATCCTCGCAAGATGCTTGAGGCCGATTTCAAGGTCTATCGAGAACTCGGTGTTGCCTTCGGGATCGGGCAATGTGAGGTCACCACGCTCAGCGACGTGGATGAGTACAAGGATACGTATCTCTCGGAACTGGAACTCCTGAAAATGGCGCAAGGCTTGGACTGGGCAATGTTCCTCATCACTGATGTTGTGAGGGAAAACAGTGTACTGCTTATGACGAGTTTGCCGATCACTGAACGGAAACTTGCCTATGAGAAGACAGGAGAAGGGAAGTTCTTCCTCCCTGGAGTCCTCTCCAGGAAGAAACAATTGCTTCCTGAGATTCTCAGGGTACTTGAAGAGTAG